The sequence AACCCTTTTTGAGTGGCCCAATGGGTGGCGACGCACAAATTGCAGAACTGATATTGGATCGTCAGCAATGTCGGCGCGTGCTGTTCCTTGAAGATCCGCACGTCGCTCGCCAACATGAAGCAGACATTCAGTTGCTTGAGCGTGCTGCGCGCACGGTGACTGACTATGCGTTGTGTATCAATGATGCGGGATGTGGCGAACGCTGGTTAACGTTATTGGAAAAGCGCGTTTCACTGAAAAGTAACTAACAAAACTGACCATTCGTTAACTGTATTCGCATTCGGAATGTTCTTGCAATACAACGAAAAAGGCAGCGTTCCCATAGCGGAAACGCTGCCAATGTTATTGCTGCGGATTCGGCGATTACCAGTTACACGCGACGCGTGCCCGTATTCACCGCTGCAGTCGCACCAGATTCCAGCGTAAAGCCAGCGCCTGAATCCGTGCCCAGTGTTTTCACCAGATACGGCATCAATTCTTTTAACAGCGGCTCAAGCGTCCATGGCGGGTTGAGGACAAACATACCGCTACTGTGCAACCCGAAACCATCCGGCGACGGTGTCTTGACAGTCAACGTGACGTTGAGCCAGCCATTTGCTTTCAGACGCTTTAATTTATCCGGCATTTGACGCGATTCCATGCGATTTAGCACTGGATACCACACCGCATAAGTTCCGGTTGAAAAGCGCAACAGCGCATCTTCAAGCGTATTCTTTACCAAACGATAATCGTCCTTAACTTCATAAGGCGGATCAATCAAGACCAAACCACGGCGCGACGGCGGCGGCAATAATGCCTTCAAACCCAAAAAGCCATCACCCTGCGTAATCATGACGCGTTTACCACGACTGTTACTATGACTACGCTGCGCATCCAGTTTGCGGAAATTGTCAGTCAATATCTTGCTGTCGCTTGGATGCAGTTCAAACAAACGCAAACGGTCTTGTTCACGCATGGTGATATCCGCACAATACGGCGAGCCAGGATAGAAACGCAGTTTGCCGTCCGGGTTGAGTTTGCGCACTACATTGACATACTCGGCGAGCGCTGGCGGCAAATCCTTACGGCTCCAAAGACGGCTAATACCGGTTTCAAACTCAGCATTTTTTGACGCATAACCGCCATCCAGCGCATACACGCCCGCGCCTGCGTGGGTGTCAATGACGGTATAAGCGGTATCCTTCTGGCCGAGGTAATCAAGCAGTTGGATGGTCACGAGATGCTTCAGCACGTCAGCGTGATTGCCTGCATGGAAAGCGTGGCGATAACTCAGCATAAAAATATCTATCTTGGTAAAGGGTGATTCCAACTGCATATCGGCAGCGCGGCAGCGTTTTTGTCGATGTGGTTAGCAACAAAAAAAAGATCCGCCTCGCACGATGATTGTCGTATGCGGTACGTTGCAATTCGTGGCTAGCGCAAGCTTTCTGGATTGAACTATAAATAGTCCAAATAACTGCTTTGCAATGGAGAAGAGGCGTATTTTAACAATTTCAGCGACTCGATGGCAGATATCACACTTTTAGCCCTGTTTTAGGCGACTAAGTGTGCATTCTGCACGCATTTTCGCCCTAACATCCTCACAATTCGGTCAAGATTTTGCGAAACGGTTCTTCCACCGCTAGTGGTTAATCCGGCAAAGATTGCATTTTAGATAATTCTTTGGCAACTTTAACGCAAGCATCAATATGGCGATTGCCCACCGAGCGAAAAGCGGAATAACCAATCGCAGCAGAGACCATCTGCCCAGCTATCGGAACCAATCTGACGGCATTTTTGCTGACCAGCTTGACACCGCTGCGCATTAATATTTTGAGCAATAATTCACGCGTCACGATACGGCCAACCAAGGTACTGCCAGCGCCCACAATGACGCTGTAAATGGCGACTTTACGGGTTGGATGCAGAACTTCAATCTGCTCTGGTGACAGACCAAACTCTGCATTGATATCTTGGATTAGACCTGACAACAAATGAATATCGATGGCGATATCCACCCCAAACACCGGCAACGCCGAGGCCCCGGCCGACCACATCGCACGACGGGCGACCAATGCCTGACAACGACGTCGCACAATATCCATGGCGACGTCAGAAGCCGGAATAGGTGTCTCAAATGTAATTTTTGGTTCAGTACGAGCGTGTAACCATTTGGGAATCAACATTGCACCTTGCCTTTCTTTCCCTCTTTTAAAGGGACGCTGGAAAGTCTTTTAACTGACACTGCCGCAGAGATTAGTAAGAGTGCACCTACTAAGATTAATTCAAAATCGTAAGGACTAACGACAAACGGCTAACGCGAACGTATAGCTGGTTGCTGGCTTGGGCAGCGTGTTGCATCGCGCCAAAAATGTAAGCCACAAAAACTGGCCTACCCCGCATAGCCTTTTACGTTGTCCAGACGGAAATAAGCCTCCAGCAATGCGCTCTTGAAAATAGCTCCCAACAACACCGGTTCAGCCTGACTGCGCACAATAGGCAAACGCTCGCCTTGGTGATCCAGAAATAACTGTAACGCATTACCTAATGACATATCGGGAGTGATGATATGCAAAAATTCCCGACGTAAAAAATCAGCCGCTACACGACCTGAAGTATCACTTTTATCTAATAAAACCGACGTAATATCCTGTAGCGCCACCACACCACAATAGTGCTGAGCTTCATCAACGATATAGATATACTTCACCGGATATTTCAAGAACAGGCTACTCATTTCATCGAACGATGCGTCCATTGAAAGAACCGTATCTGCGGGACGAATCAGATCACTCATATGTATTCCACGCAGCCGCAATCGCTCCTGCGTATCGCGATTGCGCTTCAGCGTGATGTCGTACATCGATGCGCCATCCAGACTGCGGGCGATGAAATAAGCAACCACGCATGACAACATGAGCGGCAACATCACCGAGTAGCTCAGCGTCATTTCGAAAATCATCAAGATCGCCATCAAAGGGGCACTAGTCGCCGCAGCCAAAAACGCCCCCATTCCAACAATAGCG is a genomic window of Glaciimonas sp. CA11.2 containing:
- a CDS encoding 23S rRNA (adenine(2030)-N(6))-methyltransferase RlmJ, with amino-acid sequence MLSYRHAFHAGNHADVLKHLVTIQLLDYLGQKDTAYTVIDTHAGAGVYALDGGYASKNAEFETGISRLWSRKDLPPALAEYVNVVRKLNPDGKLRFYPGSPYCADITMREQDRLRLFELHPSDSKILTDNFRKLDAQRSHSNSRGKRVMITQGDGFLGLKALLPPPSRRGLVLIDPPYEVKDDYRLVKNTLEDALLRFSTGTYAVWYPVLNRMESRQMPDKLKRLKANGWLNVTLTVKTPSPDGFGLHSSGMFVLNPPWTLEPLLKELMPYLVKTLGTDSGAGFTLESGATAAVNTGTRRV